The Devosia chinhatensis region ATCCGCGACGCACGGTCCAGTCCCGATGGGGCGATCCACACCCTCACCGATGCGGCCAATGGCGCGCGCATGCGCATCGAGCCGGCCGACTAGGAGGGGCAAACAAAAGGGCGCGCCCCCGAGGAGGCGCGCCCGTGACGATGTCGTCGTTCTGATCAGGCGGCAGTGAGATTGTCGGCGGCGGACTCGCCGGTCCGCTTGTCCTTGACGATCTCGTAGGTCACCTTCTGGCCTTCGTCCAGGCCGTTGAGGCCGGAGCGCTGGACAGCCGAAATATGGACGAACACGTCCGCCCCACCCTCAT contains the following coding sequences:
- a CDS encoding cold-shock protein, which codes for MATGTVKWFNGQKGYGFIQPDEGGADVFVHISAVQRSGLNGLDEGQKVTYEIVKDKRTGESAADNLTAA